The Salmonella enterica subsp. houtenae serovar Houten genome has a segment encoding these proteins:
- the pfkA_1 gene encoding 6-phosphofructokinase: protein MIKKIGVLTSGGDAPGMNAAIRGVVRAALTEGLEVMGIYDGYLGLYEDRMVQLDRYSVSDMINRGGTFLGSARFPEFRDENIRAVAIENLKKRGIDALVVIGGDGSYMGAKRLTEMGFPCIGLPGTIDNDIKGTDYTIGYFTALGTVVEAIDRLRDTSSSHQRISIVEVMGRYCGDLTLAAAIAGGCEFIVVPEVEFNREDLVAEIKAGIAKGKKHAIVAITEHMCDVDELAHFIEKETGRETRATVLGHIQRGGSPVPYDRILASRMGAYAIDLLLEGHGGRCVGIQNEQLVHHDIIDAIENMKRPFKSDWMECAKKLY from the coding sequence ATGATTAAGAAAATCGGTGTGTTGACAAGCGGCGGCGATGCGCCGGGCATGAACGCGGCAATCCGCGGTGTTGTGCGCGCAGCGTTGACGGAAGGGCTGGAAGTCATGGGCATTTATGACGGCTATCTGGGCCTGTATGAAGATCGTATGGTTCAGCTTGACCGTTACAGCGTATCTGACATGATCAACCGTGGCGGTACTTTTCTCGGTTCCGCCCGTTTCCCGGAATTCCGTGACGAAAATATTCGCGCTGTCGCGATCGAAAACCTGAAAAAGCGCGGTATCGATGCGCTGGTAGTTATTGGCGGCGACGGTTCTTATATGGGTGCAAAACGTCTGACTGAAATGGGCTTCCCGTGCATCGGTCTGCCAGGCACTATCGATAACGATATCAAAGGCACCGACTACACTATCGGCTATTTCACTGCCCTCGGCACCGTGGTGGAAGCGATTGATCGTCTGCGTGATACCTCCTCTTCTCACCAGCGTATCTCTATCGTTGAAGTGATGGGGCGTTATTGCGGCGACCTGACGTTGGCAGCGGCTATTGCTGGCGGCTGTGAGTTTATCGTGGTGCCGGAAGTTGAATTTAATCGCGAGGATCTGGTGGCGGAAATTAAAGCCGGGATCGCGAAAGGTAAAAAACACGCTATCGTCGCTATCACCGAACATATGTGCGATGTTGACGAACTGGCGCACTTTATTGAAAAAGAGACGGGTCGTGAAACGCGTGCGACGGTGCTGGGCCACATCCAGCGAGGCGGTTCTCCCGTACCTTACGATCGCATCCTGGCTTCCCGCATGGGCGCTTATGCTATTGACCTACTGCTGGAAGGCCACGGTGGTCGTTGTGTTGGTATCCAGAACGAGCAGCTTGTTCATCATGACATCATCGATGCGATTGAAAACATGAAGCGTCCGTTCAAAAGCGACTGGATGGAGTGCGCGAAAAAACTGTACTAA
- the yiiP gene encoding transmembrane efflux protein, translated as MNQTYGRLVSRAAIAATAMASALLLIKIFAWWYTGSVSILAALVDSLVDIAASLTNLLVVRYSLQPADDEHTFGHGKAESLAALAQSMFISGSALFLFLTSIQNLIKPTPMNDPGVGIGVTVIALICTIILVTFQRWVVRKTQSQAVRADMLHYQSDVMMNGAILIALGLSWYGWHRADALFALGIGIYILYSALRMGYEAVQSLLDRALPDAERQEIIDIVTSWPGVSGAHDLRTRQSGPTRFIQIHLEMEDNLPLVQAHLVAEQVEQAILRRFPGSDVIIHQDPCSVVPREGKKFELV; from the coding sequence ATGAATCAAACCTATGGACGGCTGGTCAGCCGGGCGGCTATCGCGGCAACGGCGATGGCATCTGCGTTACTTTTGATCAAAATTTTTGCGTGGTGGTATACGGGATCGGTGAGTATTCTGGCGGCGTTGGTGGACTCGCTGGTCGATATTGCCGCATCCTTGACGAACTTATTGGTTGTGCGTTATTCGCTACAGCCAGCAGATGATGAACACACGTTTGGCCACGGCAAAGCGGAATCGCTGGCGGCGCTGGCGCAAAGTATGTTTATTTCCGGCTCGGCATTGTTTCTCTTTTTGACCAGTATCCAGAATCTGATTAAGCCGACGCCAATGAACGACCCCGGCGTGGGGATTGGCGTTACCGTCATCGCTCTGATATGCACTATTATACTGGTCACGTTTCAGCGCTGGGTGGTACGCAAGACTCAAAGTCAGGCGGTACGGGCGGATATGCTTCATTATCAGTCTGATGTTATGATGAACGGAGCGATTCTTATCGCGCTTGGGTTATCCTGGTACGGCTGGCATCGTGCGGATGCCCTGTTTGCGTTAGGTATCGGCATCTATATTTTGTATAGCGCGTTACGTATGGGGTATGAGGCGGTGCAGTCATTATTGGATCGCGCGCTGCCCGATGCGGAACGACAGGAAATTATTGATATCGTGACGTCATGGCCGGGAGTCAGCGGCGCGCACGATCTTCGCACGCGGCAGTCAGGGCCGACCCGCTTTATTCAGATTCATTTGGAAATGGAAGATAATCTGCCGCTCGTTCAGGCGCATTTAGTGGCTGAACAGGTAGAGCAGGCGATTTTGCGGCGTTTTCCGGGTTCAGATGTCATTATTCATCAGGATCCCTGTTCAGTCGTCCCCAGGGAAGGCAAGAAGTTCGAGCTTGTATAA
- a CDS encoding phage portal pbsx family protein codes for MNKRKPRKAVAMTASALQKMEAFTFGEPVLVLDKRDILDYVECISNGKWYEPPVSFSGLAKSLRSAVHHSSPIYVKRNVLASTYIPHPLLSRQDFSRFALDYLVFGIAARGDAQLERARQR; via the coding sequence ATGAACAAACGCAAGCCACGCAAAGCCGTCGCCATGACCGCCAGCGCACTGCAAAAAATGGAGGCGTTCACCTTCGGTGAGCCGGTGCTGGTGCTCGATAAGCGCGACATTCTGGATTACGTCGAGTGCATCAGTAACGGCAAATGGTACGAGCCGCCAGTCAGCTTCTCCGGGCTGGCAAAAAGCCTGCGCTCAGCCGTACATCACAGCTCGCCGATTTACGTTAAACGCAACGTGCTCGCAAGCACCTACATTCCGCACCCGCTGCTGTCCCGTCAGGATTTCAGCCGCTTTGCGCTCGACTATCTGGTATTCGGCATCGCTGCGCGAGGCGATGCGCAACTCGAAAGGGCTCGGCAACGTTAA
- a CDS encoding phage portal pbsx family protein, which produces MRNSKGLGNVKNLFFYAPGGKPDGIKIVPLSEVATKDAFFNIKKASAADLMDAHHVPFQLMGDKPENIGSMGDVEKVAKVFVHNELSPLQDRFREVNDWFGMEVIRFKEYTLNNPESSPLKPLSWSKPRKPGIQQLGVGMPSEPVDTSALQ; this is translated from the coding sequence ATGCGCAACTCGAAAGGGCTCGGCAACGTTAAGAACCTGTTTTTCTACGCTCCCGGCGGAAAACCGGACGGCATCAAAATCGTGCCACTGAGCGAGGTCGCCACAAAGGATGCCTTTTTCAACATCAAGAAAGCCAGCGCCGCCGACCTGATGGATGCGCACCACGTGCCGTTTCAGCTCATGGGCGACAAGCCTGAGAATATCGGCTCAATGGGTGATGTTGAGAAGGTGGCGAAAGTCTTCGTGCATAACGAGCTGTCGCCGCTACAGGACAGGTTCAGAGAAGTAAACGACTGGTTCGGTATGGAGGTCATCAGGTTCAAAGAGTACACACTCAACAACCCGGAATCATCACCACTCAAGCCACTATCATGGAGTAAACCCCGAAAACCAGGCATCCAGCAATTAGGGGTTGGAATGCCCTCCGAGCCCGTAGACACATCTGCCCTACAATAA
- a CDS encoding Mobile element protein: MNMPDKPTQNAFIERFNRIYRTEILDFYLFRMLNEVREITEKWLSEYNCERPHESLNNMTPEEYRQHHYLAGNSKKCMKLKRVYLHCVVVRVWRV, translated from the coding sequence ATGAACATGCCGGATAAGCCGACACAGAACGCGTTCATTGAGCGTTTTAACAGGATATACCGCACAGAAATACTCGATTTTTATCTGTTCAGAATGCTGAATGAAGTACGTGAAATCACGGAAAAATGGTTATCAGAATATAACTGTGAACGTCCGCATGAATCGCTGAACAATATGACACCGGAGGAATACCGACAGCACCATTATTTGGCCGGTAACTCAAAAAAATGCATGAAACTAAAACGGGTCTATTTACACTGTGTAGTCGTGCGCGTGTGGCGCGTCTGA
- the xerD_4 gene encoding Puataive integrase — translation MKTKNGKKPTVPISEELEKKVKEEASAKLFKVDYEKFCGILRRVKPDIPPNQATHILRHTFASHFMMNGGNIIALQQILGHPSIPQTMAQAHLAPDYLQNAVALNPLNGGVIL, via the coding sequence TTGAAAACCAAAAACGGTAAAAAGCCAACCGTGCCGATTTCTGAGGAACTTGAGAAAAAAGTTAAAGAGGAGGCCAGCGCTAAATTGTTCAAAGTCGATTATGAGAAGTTTTGCGGGATTTTACGCAGAGTGAAACCTGATATACCACCCAATCAGGCAACTCACATCCTGCGACATACATTCGCAAGTCATTTCATGATGAATGGGGGCAACATAATTGCGCTGCAGCAGATTCTCGGGCATCCGAGTATTCCGCAGACGATGGCCCAGGCGCATCTTGCGCCTGACTACCTGCAGAACGCCGTCGCACTGAATCCTCTTAATGGTGGAGTGATATTATAA
- the cpxP gene encoding extracytoplasmic stress protein for protein-mediated toxicities gives MRKVTAAVMASTLAFSSLSHAAEVVTSDNWHPGDGATQRSAQNHMFDGISLTEHQRQQMRDLMQQARHEQPPVNVSEMETMHRLVTAEKFDESAVRAQAEKMAQEQVARQVEMARVRNQMYRLLTPEQQAVLNEKHQQRMEQLRDVAQWQKSSSLKLLSSSNSRSQ, from the coding sequence ATGCGCAAAGTTACCGCTGCTGTTATGGCCTCAACGCTGGCATTCAGTTCTTTAAGCCACGCCGCTGAAGTTGTTACAAGCGATAACTGGCACCCCGGTGACGGGGCCACGCAGCGTAGCGCGCAAAATCATATGTTTGACGGCATAAGTTTAACCGAACATCAGCGTCAGCAGATGCGAGATCTTATGCAGCAGGCAAGGCACGAACAGCCTCCTGTTAATGTTAGCGAAATGGAGACAATGCATCGGCTTGTCACCGCAGAAAAATTTGATGAAAGCGCTGTGCGCGCTCAGGCAGAAAAAATGGCGCAAGAGCAGGTTGCCCGCCAGGTCGAAATGGCCCGCGTGCGTAACCAGATGTATCGCCTGTTAACGCCGGAGCAGCAAGCGGTTTTGAATGAAAAGCATCAACAACGAATGGAGCAACTGCGCGACGTGGCGCAATGGCAAAAAAGTTCATCGTTGAAATTATTGAGTAGTAGCAACTCACGTTCCCAGTAA
- the cpxR gene encoding two-component response regulatory protein — protein sequence MNKILLVDDDRELTSLLKELLEMEGFNVLVAHDGEQALELLDDSIDLLLLDVMMPKKNGIDTLKALRQTHQTPVIMLTARGSELDRVLGLELGADDYLPKPFNDRELVARIRAILRRSHWSEQQQSSDNGSPTLEVDALSLNPGRQEASFDGQTLELTGTEFTLLYLLAQHLGQVVSREHLSQEVLGKRLTPFDRAIDMHISNLRRKLPERKDGHPWFKTLRGRGYLMVSAS from the coding sequence ATGAATAAAATCCTGTTAGTTGATGATGACCGAGAGCTGACTTCCCTGTTAAAAGAGCTCCTCGAAATGGAAGGTTTTAATGTTCTGGTGGCCCACGACGGCGAGCAGGCGCTTGAGCTTTTGGATGACAGCATCGATTTACTTTTGCTTGACGTCATGATGCCAAAGAAAAACGGTATCGATACGTTGAAAGCGCTTCGCCAGACACACCAGACGCCTGTCATTATGCTGACCGCACGAGGCAGTGAGCTGGATCGCGTTCTCGGCCTTGAGCTGGGCGCGGACGACTATTTACCCAAACCGTTTAACGACCGCGAACTGGTGGCACGCATCAGAGCTATTTTGCGCCGCTCCCACTGGAGCGAACAGCAGCAGAGCAGCGACAACGGTTCACCGACGCTGGAAGTCGATGCGCTAAGCCTTAATCCGGGCCGTCAGGAAGCCAGCTTCGATGGACAGACGCTGGAATTGACGGGTACGGAATTCACCCTGCTCTATTTGCTGGCTCAGCACCTCGGTCAGGTGGTTTCCCGTGAACATTTAAGCCAGGAAGTGCTGGGTAAGCGTCTGACGCCGTTCGATCGCGCTATTGATATGCATATTTCTAACCTACGTCGCAAACTACCGGAACGTAAAGACGGTCATCCGTGGTTTAAAACATTGCGCGGCCGCGGCTATCTGATGGTTTCCGCTTCATGA
- the cpxA gene encoding two-component sensor kinase protein, translated as MIGSLTARIFAIFWLTLALVLMLVLMLPKLDSRQMTELMDSEQRQGLMIEQHVEAELANDPPNDLMWWRRLFRAIDKWAPPGQRLLLVTSEGRVIGAERSEMQIIRNFIGQADNADHPQKKKYGRVEMVGPFSVRDGEDNYQLYLIRPASSSQSDFINLLFDRPLLLLIVTMLVSSPLLLWLAWSLAKPARKLKNAADEVAQGNLRQHPELEAGPQEFLAAGASFNQMVTALERMMTSQQRLLSDISHELRTPLTRLQLGTALLRRRGGESKELERIETEAQRLDSMINDLLVMSRNQQKNALVSETMKANQLWGEVLDNAAFEAEQMGKSLTVNYPPGPWPLYGNPNALESALENIVRNALRYSHTKIEVGFSVDKDGITITVDDDGPGVSPEDREQIFRPFYRTDEARDRESGGTGLGLAIVETAIQQHRGWVKADDSPLGGLRLVIWLPLYKRS; from the coding sequence ATGATAGGAAGTTTAACCGCGCGCATCTTCGCCATTTTCTGGTTGACGCTGGCGCTGGTGCTAATGCTGGTACTGATGTTGCCCAAGCTCGATTCACGCCAGATGACCGAGCTGATGGACAGCGAACAGCGCCAGGGATTAATGATAGAGCAACATGTAGAAGCTGAACTGGCGAACGATCCGCCCAACGATCTGATGTGGTGGCGTCGCCTGTTCCGCGCGATCGATAAGTGGGCGCCGCCTGGACAGCGGTTATTACTGGTGACCTCTGAAGGACGCGTGATCGGCGCTGAACGCAGTGAAATGCAGATCATTCGTAACTTCATTGGTCAGGCGGATAACGCCGATCATCCGCAGAAGAAAAAATATGGCCGCGTAGAGATGGTGGGGCCGTTCTCCGTTCGCGACGGAGAGGACAATTACCAGCTTTACCTGATTCGACCGGCCAGCAGTTCGCAATCCGATTTTATTAATCTGCTGTTTGACCGCCCGCTCCTGTTGCTCATTGTCACGATGCTGGTCAGTTCGCCGCTCTTGCTATGGCTGGCGTGGAGTCTGGCAAAACCGGCGCGTAAGTTGAAAAACGCGGCTGATGAAGTGGCGCAAGGCAACCTGCGTCAGCACCCGGAGCTGGAGGCTGGCCCGCAGGAGTTCCTCGCCGCTGGCGCCAGTTTTAACCAGATGGTGACGGCGCTGGAACGGATGATGACCTCGCAGCAGCGTTTGCTGTCAGACATCTCCCACGAGCTGCGAACGCCCCTTACGCGCCTGCAACTGGGTACCGCGCTGCTGCGTCGTCGTGGCGGCGAAAGCAAAGAGCTGGAGCGTATTGAAACCGAAGCGCAGCGTCTGGACAGCATGATCAATGACCTGCTGGTGATGTCGCGTAACCAACAGAAAAACGCGCTGGTCAGCGAAACGATGAAAGCCAATCAGCTATGGGGCGAAGTGCTGGATAACGCCGCCTTTGAAGCCGAACAGATGGGCAAATCGTTAACGGTAAATTATCCGCCGGGGCCGTGGCCGCTCTATGGCAACCCGAACGCGCTGGAAAGCGCGCTGGAAAATATTGTCCGTAACGCGTTGCGTTATTCACACACGAAGATTGAAGTCGGCTTCTCGGTAGATAAAGACGGTATTACAATCACGGTCGATGACGACGGTCCGGGCGTCAGCCCTGAAGACAGAGAGCAGATCTTCCGTCCGTTCTATCGCACCGATGAGGCGCGCGACCGTGAATCCGGCGGTACTGGCCTGGGTCTGGCGATTGTCGAAACCGCCATTCAACAACATCGCGGTTGGGTGAAAGCGGACGACAGCCCGCTGGGAGGATTGCGGCTAGTAATCTGGCTGCCGCTGTATAAACGCTCTTAA
- the STY3815 gene encoding 6-N-hydroxylaminopurine resistance protein, with amino-acid sequence MRYSVDVFTGKIQDYAGSRPSAIAKVQVDGGLMLTDLGLVGDEQAEKKIHGGPDRALCHYPREHYQYWRQAFGEQAELFIAPAFGENLSTEGLTEENVYIGDIFRWGEALIQVTQPRSPCYKLNYHFAISDMASQMQNVGKTGWLYGVIAPGRVETDAPLELVSRVSDVSVQEAIAIAWHMPFDDSQYHRLLSAAGLSKSWTRTMQKRRINGKIEDNSRRLWGK; translated from the coding sequence ATGCGATATTCTGTCGATGTTTTTACAGGCAAAATTCAGGATTACGCGGGAAGCCGCCCCAGCGCTATCGCGAAAGTGCAGGTTGATGGCGGACTGATGCTGACGGACCTGGGTCTGGTAGGCGATGAGCAGGCGGAGAAAAAAATTCACGGTGGGCCCGATCGCGCGCTGTGCCACTATCCGCGTGAACACTATCAGTACTGGAGACAAGCGTTTGGGGAGCAGGCTGAGTTATTTATCGCCCCCGCTTTTGGTGAGAACCTCTCTACTGAGGGGTTGACTGAGGAAAATGTCTATATTGGCGATATTTTTCGCTGGGGAGAGGCGCTCATTCAGGTGACGCAGCCGCGTTCGCCGTGCTATAAGCTCAATTACCATTTTGCGATTAGCGACATGGCCAGCCAGATGCAAAACGTGGGTAAAACCGGCTGGCTCTACGGCGTGATAGCGCCAGGCAGGGTCGAGACAGATGCGCCGCTGGAGTTGGTTTCCCGCGTGAGCGATGTCAGCGTGCAGGAGGCGATAGCCATTGCCTGGCATATGCCATTTGATGATTCGCAGTATCACCGTTTACTGTCGGCAGCAGGCTTATCGAAAAGCTGGACCAGAACGATGCAGAAGCGTCGTATAAACGGTAAGATCGAAGACAATTCTCGCCGTTTGTGGGGAAAATAA
- a CDS encoding dihydrodipicolinate synthase has translation MTGQSQFAGVWWPSITPMDNDGRLDLNGLSQHLKRLTEAKIDVILLMGSIGEFASFTFEERLHLIRKVRAMSSLKMVANVSSTSQNDILLMAKEAFKQSDLAALRDIQDQIGTYMSLYAIGEDFVTTIKTVVSRKFGYCSGVDNPAKNPTPTPCSGRMCEAIAATTHATRILVITNVPDLRSTVLVALRLIDAPM, from the coding sequence GTGACTGGTCAATCGCAATTTGCTGGCGTCTGGTGGCCTTCCATTACGCCAATGGACAATGACGGCAGGCTCGATCTCAACGGTCTGAGCCAACATCTCAAACGCCTTACCGAGGCCAAAATTGACGTGATTTTGCTGATGGGCAGCATCGGGGAATTTGCCTCCTTTACGTTCGAAGAGAGACTGCATCTGATCCGCAAAGTCCGCGCTATGAGCTCGCTGAAGATGGTCGCCAACGTCTCATCCACCAGCCAGAATGATATTCTGTTGATGGCGAAGGAAGCATTTAAGCAGAGCGACCTGGCGGCGCTTCGCGATATTCAGGACCAGATTGGCACCTACATGTCCCTCTACGCCATCGGCGAAGATTTTGTCACCACTATCAAAACTGTGGTATCGCGTAAGTTTGGCTATTGCAGCGGCGTGGACAACCCGGCGAAGAATCCGACTCCCACCCCATGCTCCGGTAGAATGTGCGAGGCAATTGCCGCAACCACCCACGCCACCAGAATCTTGGTTATTACTAACGTGCCTGATTTACGCAGCACGGTGCTGGTAGCGCTGCGTTTGATCGATGCCCCCATGTAA
- the kdgT_3 gene encoding 2-keto-3-deoxygluconate permease, with product MMFYYDDGITFIASLNVSLLFIKASVSQKQGAVAHKNCPIFMSTGDRNADQTYYRENPGRYDVGATFSGRAMSHLFTRRREILRLIYQRMITGTVPILAVWFFYMGASIKRSATSTVLRKSGTLVITKILVAWVVAAIASHILPEHGVGVGFFAGLSTPLQ from the coding sequence ATGATGTTTTATTATGATGATGGGATCACTTTTATAGCCTCTCTGAATGTCTCTCTTCTTTTCATCAAGGCGAGCGTCTCTCAAAAGCAAGGTGCAGTCGCCCATAAAAATTGCCCTATTTTTATGTCTACAGGTGATAGAAATGCAGATCAAACGTACTATAGAGAAAATCCCGGACGGTATGATGTTGGTGCCACTTTTTCTGGGCGCGCTATGTCACATCTTTTCACCCGACGCCGGGAAATACTTCGGCTCATTTACCAACGTATGATCACCGGTACGGTGCCCATTCTGGCGGTCTGGTTCTTTTACATGGGGGCATCGATCAAACGCAGCGCTACCAGCACCGTGCTGCGTAAATCAGGCACGTTAGTAATAACCAAGATTCTGGTGGCGTGGGTGGTTGCGGCAATTGCCTCGCACATTCTACCGGAGCATGGGGTGGGAGTCGGATTCTTCGCCGGGTTGTCCACGCCGCTGCAATAG